One part of the Aspergillus luchuensis IFO 4308 DNA, chromosome 5, nearly complete sequence genome encodes these proteins:
- a CDS encoding high affinity methionine permease (COG:E;~EggNog:ENOG410PFCI;~InterPro:IPR002293;~PFAM:PF00324,PF13520;~TransMembrane:10 (i42-60o80-101i113-134o154-177i189-212o241-265i286-307o319-340i352-370o390-414i);~go_component: GO:0016020 - membrane [Evidence IEA];~go_function: GO:0022857 - transmembrane transporter activity [Evidence IEA];~go_process: GO:0055085 - transmembrane transport [Evidence IEA]): MWVIGTLIAMAGTAVYLEWGTAIPKNGGEKNYLEYVFKKPKFLMTAMYAAYAVLLGWAASNSVVFGEYILNAADVEVDRWNQRGIGLACITAAFLIHSFAVKWGLMLQNFLGVVKLVIILFVIVAGWVALAGHMKIDPPHNFTNAFEGTTDTGYGIVMALYNVIWSFIGYSNANYALSETKNPTRTLKIAAPIAIISVGIMYMLCNIAYFAAVPKEQMLSSGQTVAATFFGNMFGARAEKVMSVFVALSAFGNVLSVIFSQGRIVQALGREGVLPLSKIWASNRPFNSPAAGLFEHWVVSVIIMLAPPPGDAYNFLVNLISYPLSIVNVFVSGGLVYIYLTKEKNFPDWAPGIRATLPVTIFFCLSNMYLVVAPYVPPSAGQSVYNNLPYYLHCVVALGIFALGAIYYLVWAVLMPRFGRYILVKESVVDADGWSRSVFTKMPLEQAEALRYQEAGEQQQEQQQHHF; the protein is encoded by the exons ATGTGGGTCATTGGTACCTTGATTGCTATGGCTGGTACTGCTGTCTATCTGGAATGGGGTACTGCTATTCCCAAGAACGGTGGAGAGAAGAACTACCTCGAATATGTCTTCAAGAAGCCCAAGTTCCTGATGACGGCCATGTACGCGGCCTATGCTGTCCTGCTGGGTTGGGCGGCCAGTAACAGTGTCGTCTTTGGCGAATATATCCTGAACGCGGCGGACGTCGAAGTGGATCGTTGGAACCAGCGTGGTATTGGTTTGGCCTGTATCACGGctgccttcctcatccattcCTTTGCTGTCAAGTGGGGTCTCATGCTTCAGAACTTCTTGGGTGTGGTCaagctcgtcatcatcctcttcgtcatcgttgCAGGATGGGTGGCTCTTGCTGGTCATATGAAGATCGATCCTCCTCACAACTTCACCAACGCCTTCGAGGGTACCACTGATACCGGTTATGGCATTGTCATGGCGTTGTACAATGTCATCTGGTCGTTCATTGGATACTCGAATGCTAACTAC GCCTTGAGCGAGACCAAGAACCCTACTCGTACCCTGAAGATCGCTGCCCCCATTGCCATCATCTCGGTCGGCATCATGTACATGCTGTGTAACATCGCATACTTTGCCGCGGTCCCCAAGGAGCAGATGCTGTCCTCTGGCCAGACTGTCGCCGCCACCTTCTTCGGCAACATGTTCGGTGCGCGCGCCGAAAAGGTGATGTCGGTCTTCGTGGCTCTGTCTGCCTTCGGTAACGTTCTGTCGGTCATCTTCTCGCAAGGACGAA TCGTCCAAGCCCTCGGTCGCGAAGGAGTTCTCCCTCTGTCGAAGATCTGGGCCAGCAACCGGCCGTTCAACTCGCCTGCCGCTGGCCTCTTCGAGCACTGGGTCGTCTCCGTGATCATCATGTTGGCCCCGCCTCCCGGCGATGCCTACAACTTCCTCGTGAACCTCATCTCGTACCCGCTGTCCATCGTCAACGTCTTCGTGTCCGGTGGTCTCGTCTACATCTACCtgaccaaggagaagaacttCCCCGACTGGGCTCCCGGTATCCGGGCCACTCTCCCCgtcaccatcttcttctgcctgtCCAACATGTACCTGGTGGTGGCACCCTACGTGCCCCCCAGTGCCGGACAGAGTGTCTACAACAACCTGCCTTACTACCTGCACTGTGTGGTGGCGCTGGGCATCTTCGCCCTCGGCGCTATCTACTATCTGGTGTGGGCGGTGCTGATGCCTCGCTTTGGTCGCTACATCCTTGTCAAGGAGTcggtggtggatgctgaTGGCTGGTCCAGAAGTGTCTTTACCAAGATGCCGCTTGAGCAGGCTGAGGCGCTGAGGTATCAGGAGGCGGGAGAGCAGCaacaggagcagcagcagcatcatttcTGA
- the APE2 gene encoding M1 family metallopeptidase (COG:E,O;~EggNog:ENOG410PGKM;~InterPro:IPR014782,IPR042097,IPR024571,IPR034016, IPR001930;~MEROPS:MER0001010;~PFAM:PF17900,PF01433,PF11838;~go_function: GO:0008237 - metallopeptidase activity [Evidence IEA];~go_function: GO:0008270 - zinc ion binding [Evidence IEA];~go_process: GO:0006508 - proteolysis [Evidence IEA]), which yields MRRFPSSARLPLSNSSTRRATAAAAAPLRFHRLSALPRPSSSSTSTFNFPTASLSTSTSTPSSLISSSSSSSSLSSSTVPPLHRSSLRRAPLSQASKRYCSYRRMCGARRGEVTGSTNVPGGREVLPTNVKPLHYDLTLEPNFANFSYDGTVVIDLDVAEDTTSISLNSNEIKIHNAVVSSQGAVVASNPEITLNQDQQVATIKFADTIPAGSSAQLKLTFTGELNDNMAGFYRSSYKAADGQTKYIATTQMEPTDARRAFPCFDEPALKAKFTVTLVADKSMTCLSNMDVATETEVAGGKKAVKFNTSPVMSTYLLAFIVGHLNYIETKAFRVPIRVYATPDQDIEHGRFSLDLAARTLAFYEKAFDNEFPLPKMDMVAVPDFSAGAMENWGLITYRVVDVLLDEKTSGAARKERIAETVQHELAHQWFGNLVTMDFWDGLWLNEGFATWMSWYSCNSFFPEWKVWQTYVIDTLQGALSLDSLRSSHPIEVPVKRADEINQIFDAISYSKGSSVLRMISKYMGEDVFIQGVRDYIKKHAYGNTQTGDLWAALANASGKPVEEVMDIWTKKVGFPVVTVSENPSNSTIKLKQNRFLRTGDVRPEEDTTLYPVMLGLRTKNGIDESTMLTEREGEFKVPDLDFYKLNADHSAIYRTSYTPERLSKLGEAAKSGLLSVEDRAGMIADAGALAASGFQSTSSLLSLLKGFDSEAEFIVWNEILTRVGSLRAAWLFEDAATRDALKAFQRSLVSHKAHELGWEFSEKDGHILQQFKALMFGSAGMAEDPVVVKAAQDMFERFAAGDENAIHPNIRGSVFSIVLKNGGEKEYNVVLDRFRHAPTSDEKTTALRCLGAAEDPALIQRTLDLASSDEVKNQDIYMPLGGLRSHPAGIEARWTWLKNNWDAIYKRLPPSLGMLGTVVQLSTASFCTEEQLKDVQDFFQSKDTKGFDRAVEQSLDSVRAKVNWVKRDRADVESWLKANSYNGKL from the exons ATGCGTCGgtttccctcctccgcacGGCTCCCGCtgagcaacagcagcaccagaagggcaacagcagcagcagcagctccccTCCGCTTCCACCGACTCTCTGCTCTTCCCcgcccctcctcttcttctacttctacttTTAACTTCCCCACTGCTTCTTTatctacttctacttctactccctcctctctcatctcctcttcctcttcctcttcttctctttcctcctctactgtccctcctcttcatcgctcttctcttcgtcgTGCTCCCCTCTCTCAAGCTTCCAAACGTTACTGTTCTTATCGCAGGATGTGTGGTGCTCGACGTGGAGAAGTGACCGGCTCGACCAACGTCCCTGGTGGTCGTGAGGTCTTGCCCACCAATGTCAAGCCTCTTCACTATGACCTGACCCTCGAACCTAACTTTGCTAACTTCTCCTACGACGGTACCGTCGTCATTGA CCTCGACGTCGCTGAAGAtaccacctccatctccctcaacTCCAACGAGATCAAGATCCATAATGCTGTCGTCTCTTCCCAAGGCGCCGTCGTGGCCTCCAACCCCGAGATCACCCTCAACCAGGACCAGCAGGTTGCGACCATCAAGTTCGCCGACACCATCCCCGCTGGTTCCTCCGCCCAGCTGAAGCTGACCTTCACTGGTGAGCTCAACGACAACATGGCCGGTTTCTACCGCTCCTCCTACAAGGCCGCCGATGGTCAGACCAAGTACATTGCTACCACCCAGATGGAGCCTACCGATGCCCGCCGCGCCTTCCCCTGCTTCGACGAGCCCGCCTTGAAGGCCAAGTTCACTGTGACCCTGGTGGCGGACAAGAGCATGACCTGTCTGAGCAACATGGACGTCGCCACGGAGACCGAGGTTGCGGGCGGCAAGAAGGCTGTCAAGTTCAACACCTCCCCCGTCATGTCGACTtacctcctcgccttcattgTTGGTCACCTCAACTACATCGAGACGAAGGCTTTCCGTGTCCCCATCCGTGTCTATGCTACCCCGGATCAGGATATCGAACACGGTCGCTTCTCGCTGGACCTGGCCGCCCGCACCCTGGCCTTCTACGAGAAGGCGTTCGATAACGAGTTCCCCCTGCCCAAGATGGACATGGTCGCCGTCCCCGACTTCAGCGCCGGTGCCATGGAGAACTGGGGTCTGATCACCTACCGTGTTGTGGACGTGctgttggatgagaagacTAGCGGTGCCGCCCGCAAGGAGCGTATTGCTGAAACTGTCCAGCACGAGCTGGCTCACCAGTGGTTCGGTAACTTGGTCACCATGGACTTCTGGGATGGTCTCTGGCTCAACGAGGGTTTCGCGACCTGGATGTCCTGGTACTCTTGCAACAGCTTCTTCCCCGAGTGGAAGGTCTGGCAGACCTACGTCATCGACACCCTTCAGGGCGCCCTGTCCCTGGATTCGCTGCGTAGCAGTCACCCCATTGAGGTGCCCGTGAAGCGTGCCGACGAGATCAACCAGATCTTCGATGCCATCTCCTACTCCAAGGGATCGTCCGTTCTGCGCATGATCTCCAAGTACATGGGTGAGGATGTCTTCATCCAGGGTGTGCGCGACTACATCAAGAAGCACGCCTACGGCAACACCCAGACGGGTGATCTGTGGGCTGCCCTGGCTAACGCCAGTGGAAAGCCCGTGGAGGAGGTCATGGACATCTGGACCAAGAAAGTCGGTTTCCCCGTGGTGACGGTCTCGGAGAACCCCAGCAACTCCACCATCAAGCTGAAGCAGAACCGTTTCCTGCGCACCGGTGATGTCCGCCCCGAGGAGGACACCACGCTCTACCCCGTCATGCTGGGTCTGCGCACCAAGAATGGCATCGACGAAAGCACCATGCTGACCGAGCGCGAGGGCGAATTCAAGGTGCCCGACCTCGACTTCTACAAGCTCAACGCCGACCACTCCGCCATCTACCGCACCTCGTACACCCCGGAGCGCCTGTCCAAGCTGGGTGAGGCGGCCAAGAGTGGACTCTTGAGCGTCGAGGACCGCGCCGGTATGATTGCCGATGCCGGTGCCTTGGCCGCGTCCGGCTTCCAGAGCACCTCCAGCCTGCTGTCGCTTCTGAAGGGCTTCGACAGCGAGGCCGAGTTCATCGTGTGGAACGAGATCCTGACTCGTGTTGGCTCGCTGCGGGCTGCTTGGCTGTTCGAGGATGCCGCTACCCGCGACGCCTTGAAGGCCTTCCAGCGCTCTCTGGTCAGCCACAAGGCACACGAGCTCGGCTGGGAATTCTCCGAGAAGGACGGCCACATCCTGCAGCAGTTCAAGGCTCTCATGTTCGGCAGTGCCGGTATGGCCGAGGACCCCGTCGTCGTCAAGGCCGCTCAGGACATGTTCGAGCGGTTCGCTGCTGGCGACGAGAACGCCATCCACCCCAACATCCGTGGCAGCGTGTTCAGCATTGTGCTGAAGAACGGTGGTGAGAAGGAGTACAACGTCGTCCTCGACCGCTTCCGCCACGCCCCCACTTCCGACGAGAAGACGACGGCCCTCCGCTGCCTGGGTGCCGCAGAGGACCCCGCTCTGATCCAGCGCACTCTGGACCTGGCCAGCAGCGACGAGGTCAAGAACCAGGACATCTACATGCCCCTGGGTGGTCTCCGCAGCCACCCCGCGGGTATCGAGGCTCGCTGGACCTGGTTGAAGAACAACTGGGATGCCATCTACAAGCGTCTGCCTCCGTCCCTCGGTATGCTGGGCACGGTGGTGCAGCTCAGCACGGCCAGCTTCTGCACGGAGGAGCAGTTGAAGGACGTGCAGGACTTTTTCCAGAGCAAGGACACCAAG GGCTTCGACCGTGCGGTTGAGCAGAGTCTCGACTCGGTCCGCGCCAAGGTCAACTGGGTCAAGCGTGACCGGGCTGACGTGGAGTCGTGGCTCAAGGCCAACAGCTACAACGGTAAGCTGTAA